In the genome of Populus nigra chromosome 9, ddPopNigr1.1, whole genome shotgun sequence, one region contains:
- the LOC133702511 gene encoding protein ACCELERATED CELL DEATH 6-like, which yields MDSRLYRVAKSGNVYILLQLLNENPRLLTKLTPQGNTPLHIAVQFGHKGVVVEIYNRCRSLLTRSNSSGDSPLHVAARCGHFSIVDFLVKEILAAKRISTEYGKTGKFDILRQGNKENNTVLHEAVRNGNMSVVKLLLRVDTKLACFENYAGESPLFLAAREGKKDVLNQILISTPASAHGGPEGQTALHAAVIERHSDIMEILLRAKPHLITEADHHGRTALHHAASLGDRRAVERLLEFDECTAYVLDKNGHSPLHVAARNGHADVIERIIHYCPDSGELLDLNGRSVLHFAVLSGKVNVVRCVVEIAELQWLINQADNGGNTALHLAAIERQTRILRCLIWDERVDHKARNETGQSVFDIDESIRESCFIYRYNIIECVWRKLTTVSNRITGKKNPPCTDQDAIARIQTYKRMGNTLLMVATLIATVTFAAAFTLPGGFNNDLGLKQGVALLESSKHLRWFVFSDAIAMTSSIIAACIIFWGAVSNDESYVYYLASATVLTCIALQSAAIAFLSGIVAVLPDQPFVDIVTYIVGIAFHVINFLFLLQVVRIFLVSEICQFLIFYFWKMKSRINK from the exons ATGGATTCAAGGCTATACAGAGTTGCAAAATCAGGAAATGTTTATATTCTCCTACAACTTCTCAACGAAAATCCAAGGCTACTTACTAAACTTACTCCACAAGGGAATACACCTCTCCATATTGCTGTGCAATTTGGACATAAAGGAGTAGTCGTTGAAATCTATAATCGATGCAGGTCTCTGCTTACAAGGTCGAATTCGAGTGGAGACAGTCCTCTACATGTTGCTGCAAGGTGTGGACACTTCTCTATTGTTGATTTTCTGGTGAAAGAAATTCTGGCAGCAAAAAGGATAAGCACTGAATATGGAAAAACTGGCAAGTTTGACATACTGAGGCAGGGAAACAAGGAGAACAATACAGTTTTACACGAGGCTGTTAGGAACGGTAATATGAGTGTCGTAAAGTTGTTGCTGAGGGTTGATACTAAGTTGGcctgttttgaaaattatgctgGCGAGTCTCCGTTGTTTCTTGCTGCTAGAGAAGGGAAGAAGGATGTTTTGAATCAGATTCTGATATCAACTCCAGCTTCAGCTCATGGGGGACCAGAGGGCCAAACTGCTTTGCATGCTGCTGTGATAGAGAGACATTCAG atatcatGGAGATCCTTCTGAGAGCAAAACCACACCTCATCACAGAAGCTGACCATCATGGCAGGACCGCACTCCATCATGCTGCATCCCTTGGAGACCGCAGGGCTGTTGAAAGATTGCTGGAATTTGACGAGTGTACTGCATATGTATTGGATAAAAATGGCCATTCACCCCTTCATGTTGCAGCCAGGAATGGTCATGCCGATGTAATAGAAAGAATTATCCACTACTGCCCAGATTCTGGAGAGCTTCTGGACCTGAACGGTAGGAGTGTTCTTCATTTTGCCGTTCTTAGTGGAAAAGTGAATGTGGTCAGATGTGTGGTGGAAATAGCAGAGTTACAATGGCTCATAAATCAAGCAGATAACGGCGGGAACACAGCTTTGCATTTGGCTGCTATTGAAAGACAAACTCGGATTCTGCGGTGCTTGATATGGGATGAAAGAGTTGACCACAAAGCCAGAAATGAAACTGGCCAATCAGTCTTTGATATTGATGAATCTATCAGAGAATCATGCTTTATATATCGTTAT AATATAATCGAATGCGTATGGAGGAAACTTACCACTGTATCTAATCGAATCACCGGGAAAAAGAATCCCCCATGTACAGACCAAGATGCTATTGCCAGGATTCAAACTTACAAGCGAATGGGAAATACCCTCTTAATGGTAGCAACACTAATCGCAACAGTAACGTTTGCAGCAGCTTTCACACTTCCTGGAGGCTTTAACAATGATCTTGGCCTCAAGCAAGGCGTAGCATTACTCGAATCAAGCAAACATCTGAGATGGTTTGTTTTCTCGGACGCGATTGCCATGACCAGCTCCATAATCGCAGCATGCATAATATTTTGGGGTGCTGTTAGTAACGATGAATCCTATGTTTACTACCTGGCAAGTGCGACCGTGCTAACTTGTATAGCGCTACAATCAGCAGCGATTGCATTCCTATCAGGAATTGTTGCTGTTTTGCCTGATCAACCCTTTGTTGACATTGTAACTTATATTGTGGGGATTGCTTTCCATGTTATTAACTTCTTGTTTCTGCTCCAGGTGGTGcggatttttcttgtttctgaaATCTGCcagttcttgattttttatttctggaAGATGAAGTCCAGAATCAATAAATGA